From the genome of Peptococcaceae bacterium 1198_IL3148:
TATTAATGTAAAAGTGGGACTGGTGACATGCTCCTCAACCCCTAAGCCCTGGGCAACGCCCTGGGACAAATGGGTTTTACCAACACCTAAGTCCCCATAAAGGCAAAAAACATCCCCTGGCTCCGCCAGCTCGCCTAGCAATTTTCCCCATGCCTTGGTTTGCTGCGGTGATTTAGTCTTTACTTCTAACATATTTCCACCTCAATTAGTATTATGCCCCAAAGATACTGCGGGCTAAATTGCCCTTTAAAATAATAACATAAAGGATAGCCACTATAAATAAAAAACTCACCAACGGTGAGTCTATTTAAACACAATTATTGATCATTTCTATCTTTTTTTGTTCAGCATTCCATAAATGTTCTTCGATAATATCTCTAATATCTTCCACATCGAAGGGCTTAGCCATGCACTTTGAGGCTCCCTTTTGCATTGCTTTATCGATGGTTTCTTCGGTAAAATTAGCTGTCATCATCACTACATTCACCGAAGGGCTAATTGCTTTTATTTTTGTCAACGCCTCCAGACCATCCATTACTGGCATGCGTACATCCATAAAAACCAAATCAGGTTTAACCCTCTTGACAATTTCCACAGCCTCTAAACCGTTTTGGGCACTATAGGTGTTATGACCCATTTCTTTAATTAATATATCTAACAAATACCTTACCCCAGGTTGATCATCAACAATTAAGATATCTATTACCCTTTTCATCAATTATCCCCCCTTCGACATGTAATGACATTTATTAACTCCTGTGTATATATCTACCATTTGTTAATATATTCTCTCTTATATTTTCCAATCCTGCCATAAAATTGTTTATTATTTTATTAAATTTTTGTTAAGAAAAAATTATGTCGCCGTTAATCAATACTTGCTCAACCCGGCAGCGCACATCAAAGAAACTCCTATTTAAAATTACGATATCGGCATCTTTGCCAACTTCAATGGTGCCAATGTGCTCTTCTAACCCCAGGATTTCGGCAGGGTAAAGGGTGATGGCTTTGAGCACTTCTTCCTCTGGCAAGCCCCCCCGGGAGGTGAGGGCGGCAGATAAAGGCAAATACTGAACAGGAACTTCTGGGTGATCGGTCATAATGGCGAATTTTACCCCCGCTTGATATAGTTTAGCAGCATTTTCCATGGCTATACCCAGAAGTTCTACTTTAGACCGGGTAGAAATAACTGGGCCAATGATGACCGGTATATTTTTGGCAGCCAAGATATCAGCCACTTTATAGCCTTCGGTGGCGTGTTCAATGACAATTTTAATATTAAATTCCTCGGCAATGCGCACCGCTGTCATGATATCATCTGCCCGATGGGCATGCACCCGCAAAGGCAAGTCACCGGTTATCACCGGGACCAGTGCCTCTAATTTTAAGTTGCGCTCTCGGGAGGCTTGATTGATATAGTTGTTAGCTTCAATCAAAGATTGCCGCAATAATGCGGCATTGGCCATTCTGGTGGTCGGTGTTTTTTTCTCACCACCATAAATTCTTTTGGGATTTTCACCTAAAGCAGCCTTCATGCCCACCGGGCCCTTAATAACCATTTGATCCACCACATGGCCGTGGGTCTTTAAGGCCACCATCTCTCCCCCCAGAATATTGGCACTGCCAGGGGCCACCACCACCGATGTGACGCCACCGGCTAAAGCATCTTTAAATCCTTGATCCTCCGGGTTAATGCCATCCAACGCCCGCAGGTGAGGAGTAACGGGATCTGTGGTCTCATTGGCATCATCCCCTGCATTTTGGCACCCCTCTTCATATATGCCCACATGACAATGGGCGTCGATGAAACCGGGCGTTACTATTTTGTCGGTCACATCGATAACTTGGCAACCATCAGGGATTGCAATTCCTTTACCCACAGCCACTATTTTATTGTTGTCAATTAGCACTGTGGCCTTATCTATAACCGTACCGGTACCGGTATGTACTTTTCCTCCATTTATTGCCAACATTATAATATACACTCCATATTTTTACAATTATTGTTTAACGTTTTCTGATTTCGTGACAAATCGTCAGTTTCCTTCTTGGGGGCAAAACATCTAATATTATTCTATATATCGACATCTTTATTGTCACTGGCAGCAGCGATAAAGCAATCAAAGATGGCCTTGGCATTAGCATCAGTTTTCCACATTCCCTCGGGATGATACTGCACGCCCAATATAAAACGCTGCTGGTCAGCCATTTCTATCGCTTCTATGGCCCCATCCGGTGCATAGGCAGATACTTTAATACCCGTGCCCAACTTGCCAACTGTTTGGTGATGGTAACTATTGACTTTAACCGGTGCCGAACCAATTATTTTTTCTAACAGCGAACCGCTAACGGCAGTAATGGTGTGGGTTGGATACCACCTTGGTGCCTGCTGCATATGCTTTAGCGGCCGGTCTATCTCACTGCTAATATCTTGGCAAACTGTGCCACCGGCAACAACATTGATCACCTGGGCCCCTCTGCAGATGCCCAGTATTGGCATGCCTCGCTGTAGCGCTTGAAAGGTTATTTCCAGTTCAAAATCATCACACTGGGGACAAATCTCTCCATTTAAAGGATGTGGATCTTCGTTAAAAAGCAGTGGATCAATATCACCGCCACCGGGCAACAATAAACCACTGCACAGATTCAACATCTCTTTAGCCTTAGCCACCGGAGTCAATACCGGTAACACCAGCGGAATGCCCCCCGCTGCTATAACGGCATTTAGGTAGTGGTCACTTAACCACACGCGGCCCTTTTGTTCATCATAGCAACAGGTAATACCTATAAATGGTGCCGCTATTTAAACCACCTCCTTAATACTAACAGGACAAACTGCAACAAAAATGAAAAAGAACGCATTGGTTGCGTCCTCTGTCATAGTTATAACATTGTTTAGACATCTATTAAACCTAGACTTATTTCTATCGCTTTTTTTACATCAGTCATCATATCATTATTTAATGAACTAACTCTTTGCATCAGCCTGCTTTTATCTATCGTTCTGATTTGTTCCAGCAACACCACAGAATCCTTATTGAGCCCACTGATACCACTGCTGATTTCCACATGGGTAGGCAGTTTGGCTTTAGCGATTTGTGATGTGATGGCGGCCACAATGGTGGTGGGGCTGTACTGGTTGCCAATATCATTTTGTAGGATTAACACTGGTCTGGTGCCGCCCTGCTCAGAACCTACAACGGGACTAAGGTCGGCGTAGAATATATCCCCGCGCTTAATTTGCATTTAACTTCCCTCCGCAAAGGGCAAGTATTCCTCCGCTTCGGCTTCTAATTCTGCCTGTTCTATTGCTAGTTGTAAGTTTATATGGGCCATCTCTAAATATCCCTTTTTCATTTGTTCCCGCAAATGCCAGCGTTTTCTTTCGCTGATATATGCATGCATGGCCTGGCGCATTAGTTCCCCACGATCCAGCTCCTCTTGCTGGGCCAA
Proteins encoded in this window:
- a CDS encoding response regulator; its protein translation is MKRVIDILIVDDQPGVRYLLDILIKEMGHNTYSAQNGLEAVEIVKRVKPDLVFMDVRMPVMDGLEALTKIKAISPSVNVVMMTANFTEETIDKAMQKGASKCMAKPFDVEDIRDIIEEHLWNAEQKKIEMINNCV
- a CDS encoding amidohydrolase codes for the protein MLAINGGKVHTGTGTVIDKATVLIDNNKIVAVGKGIAIPDGCQVIDVTDKIVTPGFIDAHCHVGIYEEGCQNAGDDANETTDPVTPHLRALDGINPEDQGFKDALAGGVTSVVVAPGSANILGGEMVALKTHGHVVDQMVIKGPVGMKAALGENPKRIYGGEKKTPTTRMANAALLRQSLIEANNYINQASRERNLKLEALVPVITGDLPLRVHAHRADDIMTAVRIAEEFNIKIVIEHATEGYKVADILAAKNIPVIIGPVISTRSKVELLGIAMENAAKLYQAGVKFAIMTDHPEVPVQYLPLSAALTSRGGLPEEEVLKAITLYPAEILGLEEHIGTIEVGKDADIVILNRSFFDVRCRVEQVLINGDIIFS
- a CDS encoding gamma-glutamyl-gamma-aminobutyrate hydrolase family protein, coding for MAAPFIGITCCYDEQKGRVWLSDHYLNAVIAAGGIPLVLPVLTPVAKAKEMLNLCSGLLLPGGGDIDPLLFNEDPHPLNGEICPQCDDFELEITFQALQRGMPILGICRGAQVINVVAGGTVCQDISSEIDRPLKHMQQAPRWYPTHTITAVSGSLLEKIIGSAPVKVNSYHHQTVGKLGTGIKVSAYAPDGAIEAIEMADQQRFILGVQYHPEGMWKTDANAKAIFDCFIAAASDNKDVDI
- a CDS encoding type II toxin-antitoxin system PemK/MazF family toxin; this translates as MQIKRGDIFYADLSPVVGSEQGGTRPVLILQNDIGNQYSPTTIVAAITSQIAKAKLPTHVEISSGISGLNKDSVVLLEQIRTIDKSRLMQRVSSLNNDMMTDVKKAIEISLGLIDV
- a CDS encoding ribbon-helix-helix protein, CopG family; its protein translation is MNYKRIELNLPDNLLSELDTLAQQEELDRGELMRQAMHAYISERKRWHLREQMKKGYLEMAHINLQLAIEQAELEAEAEEYLPFAEGS